In the Ruminococcus sp. OA3 genome, one interval contains:
- a CDS encoding sugar phosphate isomerase/epimerase family protein has protein sequence MKTGFNEGCNRFCKNHSVMEDLELCEKYGFDYIDIQSECLERDLAEGKYTVDDLAAWFADPNHKLKMLSYNALVFFNMKQTQEEKDAVMARLDRIIGICNKLQCKMIVVVPSMDLPVHATIDEIREDAVAVLRDMVKKAEPHGIRLSLEFCGAPGMSINRFEDAYAIVQEVDSSMVGITLDQYHFHAMASSFDNLEKADGKKIFVWHLNGMENMPCGAAYNTDEKRLWPGLPGDCLDHKRYADTLKKIGFEGGVCTMEVFRPEYYALSNEENIRTAAEYTKTHVEKYWN, from the coding sequence ATGAAAACGGGATTTAATGAAGGATGTAATCGTTTTTGCAAAAATCATTCAGTAATGGAGGATCTGGAACTCTGTGAAAAATACGGCTTTGACTACATAGATATTCAGTCGGAATGTCTTGAGCGTGATCTTGCAGAAGGGAAATATACGGTGGATGATCTCGCTGCATGGTTTGCTGATCCGAACCATAAGCTGAAAATGCTTTCCTATAATGCACTGGTCTTTTTCAATATGAAGCAGACGCAGGAGGAGAAAGATGCAGTGATGGCCAGACTGGACAGAATTATTGGAATCTGCAACAAACTTCAGTGTAAGATGATCGTTGTTGTGCCTTCCATGGATCTGCCCGTTCATGCTACAATCGATGAGATTCGTGAAGATGCTGTCGCAGTACTCAGGGATATGGTGAAAAAAGCAGAACCTCACGGAATCAGGCTTTCGCTGGAATTCTGCGGCGCTCCGGGTATGTCGATCAATCGTTTTGAAGACGCGTATGCGATTGTGCAGGAAGTGGATTCTTCGATGGTAGGAATCACGCTTGACCAGTATCATTTCCATGCGATGGCGTCCTCTTTTGATAACCTTGAAAAGGCCGACGGAAAGAAGATTTTTGTATGGCATTTGAACGGGATGGAAAATATGCCTTGCGGTGCCGCGTATAATACAGATGAAAAGCGCCTGTGGCCGGGATTGCCGGGAGACTGTCTGGATCATAAACGCTACGCGGATACACTCAAAAAGATCGGATTTGAGGGCGGTGTATGCACGATGGAGGTGTTCCGTCCAGAATATTATGCTCTCTCAAATGAGGAGAATATCAGGACGGCGGCAGAATATACGAAAACACATGTGGAGAAATACTGGAATTAA
- a CDS encoding Gfo/Idh/MocA family oxidoreductase: MDLRVGIIGCGMIGKEHAKRLQYKIQGVTVTAVCDVFEEGARAASELVGGVRVYTDAAELINDSEVDAVVVTTPGNYHKDAILRAIAAEKPVFTEKPLTTTAAECKEIVDAEIASGKHLVQVGFMRRYDRGYNQVRELIETGDFGAPLVLKCTHRAESVADDYTTEMAVTDTAIHEIDVLPWLIGGDEWDEVQCIMPKVTKNAHEGLRDPQVMIMKTKGGVVCMLEVNVNCGFGYDINCEVVCEDGVINLPCPSFPTTRRNFEVATAIEKNWILRFIDSYDVELQDWVDNAKAGTTGGSSAWDGYTAAITADALVASQKSGKTEKVITGGTPDFYKK; the protein is encoded by the coding sequence ATGGATTTGAGAGTGGGTATTATCGGGTGCGGAATGATTGGTAAAGAACATGCAAAACGTCTTCAGTACAAGATCCAGGGAGTCACAGTTACCGCTGTATGCGATGTTTTTGAGGAAGGTGCAAGGGCAGCATCTGAGCTGGTCGGAGGAGTCAGGGTTTATACGGATGCTGCAGAATTGATCAACGATTCGGAAGTTGATGCGGTTGTTGTTACGACTCCTGGAAATTATCACAAAGATGCCATTCTCAGGGCCATCGCTGCGGAAAAACCGGTGTTCACAGAGAAGCCTCTGACTACAACTGCGGCAGAATGCAAAGAGATTGTAGATGCAGAAATTGCCTCCGGAAAACATCTGGTTCAGGTTGGTTTTATGCGCCGCTATGACCGCGGATACAATCAGGTCAGAGAGCTGATTGAAACTGGTGATTTTGGAGCTCCTCTGGTTTTGAAATGTACTCACCGTGCGGAGTCTGTTGCAGATGACTATACGACAGAGATGGCTGTCACAGACACAGCAATCCATGAGATCGATGTACTGCCCTGGCTGATCGGCGGTGATGAGTGGGATGAAGTTCAGTGCATTATGCCTAAAGTAACTAAAAATGCGCATGAGGGACTGAGAGATCCACAGGTTATGATTATGAAAACAAAAGGCGGCGTTGTCTGCATGCTGGAAGTCAATGTGAACTGTGGATTCGGATATGATATCAACTGCGAAGTTGTCTGCGAAGACGGCGTCATCAATCTGCCATGCCCGTCCTTCCCGACCACACGCAGGAATTTTGAGGTGGCCACTGCCATTGAAAAGAACTGGATCCTGCGTTTTATTGATTCTTATGATGTGGAACTGCAGGACTGGGTTGATAATGCAAAAGCTGGAACTACGGGCGGTTCTTCTGCATGGGACGGCTACACGGCTGCGATTACAGCAGATGCTCTTGTTGCATCTCAGAAATCCGGAAAAACAGAAAAAGTCATCACCGGCGGAACACCTGACTTCTATAAAAAATAA
- the rpmE gene encoding 50S ribosomal protein L31: MREGIHPEYHQATVTCNCGNTFTTGSTKKDIHVEICSKCHPFYTGQQKAAAARGRIDKFNKKYGMSDNK, encoded by the coding sequence ATGAGAGAAGGAATCCATCCAGAGTACCATCAGGCAACAGTAACCTGCAACTGCGGTAATACATTTACTACGGGATCTACAAAGAAGGATATCCACGTAGAAATCTGCTCAAAATGCCATCCGTTCTACACAGGACAGCAGAAGGCAGCAGCTGCACGCGGACGTATTGATAAGTTTAATAAGAAATACGGAATGAGCGATAATAAATAA
- a CDS encoding AbrB/MazE/SpoVT family DNA-binding domain-containing protein, which yields MVERNIIIAKAGGTAGKNSVNYKISLPADMVKEMGVTPDDKCVTVSYKDGKIIIEKKKNA from the coding sequence ATGGTAGAGAGAAACATCATCATAGCAAAGGCAGGAGGGACTGCCGGGAAAAACTCGGTCAATTATAAAATCAGCCTCCCGGCGGATATGGTCAAGGAAATGGGAGTGACACCAGATGATAAATGCGTTACGGTATCTTATAAGGACGGAAAAATAATCATAGAAAAGAAGAAAAACGCTTGA
- a CDS encoding LacI family DNA-binding transcriptional regulator, protein MAVTSKQIAELAGVSRGTVDRALHNRGRVKPEVAERIRRIADELGYQPHPAGQALVLAGREFKFGVYVQSVATPTMQMVLAGAEKAAAELKAFGVTTLIKTHPTIDKKAEMSAIDEFLEEGCQAIAFTPVTEPDVAKRVDGLVESGIPVVVFNGDLPDSRRLCYVGMDNYVGGQIAGVMMGYMFAGGGKVLPITAHLTNYAHYIRAKGFMEVLQRDFPKVELLPLQACFDNDTFAYEITKTALGEHPDIAGVFSASNGTQGVCSAIEEAGKTGQIRVFTFDANPMNVKDLKAGRISLLFGQGAEYQGYRPLYILYDYVAKGLNPAEPSEYIEPSVVTKYNLK, encoded by the coding sequence ATGGCGGTTACATCAAAACAGATCGCAGAGCTTGCAGGTGTTTCGCGGGGAACTGTTGACCGTGCACTGCATAACCGGGGGCGTGTTAAACCGGAGGTTGCAGAGCGAATCAGAAGAATTGCGGATGAGCTGGGGTACCAGCCTCATCCTGCGGGGCAGGCTCTGGTGCTTGCGGGCAGAGAGTTTAAATTTGGCGTTTATGTGCAGTCGGTTGCGACGCCAACAATGCAGATGGTGCTTGCGGGGGCAGAGAAGGCGGCTGCTGAACTAAAAGCATTTGGAGTGACGACTCTGATTAAAACGCATCCGACAATTGATAAGAAGGCGGAGATGTCGGCGATCGATGAGTTTTTGGAGGAGGGATGTCAGGCGATCGCATTTACGCCGGTTACGGAACCGGATGTGGCAAAGCGGGTTGACGGCCTTGTGGAGTCCGGGATACCGGTGGTGGTTTTCAACGGAGACTTGCCGGACAGCAGGCGCCTGTGTTATGTGGGAATGGACAATTATGTCGGGGGTCAGATCGCGGGTGTCATGATGGGATATATGTTTGCGGGTGGCGGGAAAGTGCTGCCTATCACGGCGCACCTGACGAACTATGCCCATTACATCCGTGCAAAAGGTTTTATGGAAGTGCTGCAGAGGGATTTTCCGAAGGTTGAGCTGCTTCCGCTGCAGGCCTGTTTTGACAATGATACTTTTGCGTATGAGATTACTAAGACGGCCCTCGGCGAGCATCCGGACATTGCGGGAGTGTTTTCGGCATCGAACGGTACACAGGGTGTGTGCAGCGCGATTGAGGAAGCGGGGAAGACGGGGCAGATTCGTGTGTTCACCTTTGATGCCAATCCGATGAATGTCAAAGATCTGAAGGCGGGCCGTATCAGCCTGCTGTTTGGGCAGGGGGCCGAATACCAGGGGTACCGCCCGCTTTATATTCTCTATGATTATGTGGCAAAAGGATTGAATCCGGCGGAACCAAGTGAGTATATTGAGCCAAGCGTTGTAACAAAATATAATTTGAAGTAA
- the rho gene encoding transcription termination factor Rho, whose protein sequence is MREKYETLQVGVLRDAAKRRGLKGISTMKKSELIELMVQEDEKEKLETAPESDSEKRIEKETEEKGRVDYNQLDSGESANGILEVMSDGYGFIRCENYLPGEHDVYVSPSQIRRFNLKTGDILQGNTRVKSQNEKFSALLYVTRINGLSPNESVKRCNFEDMTPVFPNERLRLERQGGSLAMRIVDLVSPIGKGQRGMIVSPPKAGKTTLLKDAAKSILKNSPDMHLIILLIDERPEEVTDIKEAIKGPNVEVIYSTFDELPEHHKRVSEMVIERAKRLVEHKKDVTIFIDSITRLARAYNLTVPPSGRTLSGGLDPAALHMPKRFFGAARNMREGGSLTILATALVDTGSKMDDVVYEEFKGTGNMELVLDRKLQEKRVFPAIDIGKSGTRRDDLLLTQEEQEATYIMRKALNGMKSEDAVENILNMFSRTKTNLEFVQMVKKQKFL, encoded by the coding sequence ATGAGAGAAAAATATGAAACATTACAGGTAGGAGTATTGCGTGATGCTGCTAAAAGACGTGGTTTAAAGGGAATATCCACGATGAAGAAGAGCGAGCTGATTGAACTTATGGTGCAGGAAGATGAAAAAGAGAAACTTGAAACCGCACCTGAGAGTGATTCAGAAAAACGGATTGAAAAAGAGACAGAAGAAAAGGGCAGGGTAGATTACAATCAGCTTGACAGCGGTGAATCAGCGAACGGTATCCTGGAAGTGATGAGCGACGGATATGGGTTCATCCGATGTGAAAACTATCTCCCAGGGGAACATGATGTTTACGTTTCTCCGTCTCAAATACGCCGTTTTAATCTCAAAACCGGTGATATTCTTCAGGGTAATACCCGGGTGAAATCCCAGAATGAAAAATTCAGCGCGTTGCTGTATGTAACTAGGATAAACGGCCTGTCTCCGAATGAAAGCGTGAAACGCTGCAACTTTGAGGATATGACGCCTGTTTTTCCGAATGAACGCCTGCGGCTGGAACGCCAGGGTGGAAGTCTGGCGATGAGGATTGTGGATTTGGTAAGCCCTATCGGAAAAGGACAGAGAGGTATGATCGTTTCACCTCCAAAGGCAGGAAAGACGACACTTCTCAAGGATGCTGCAAAATCAATTCTGAAGAACAGTCCGGACATGCATCTGATTATTCTGCTGATTGATGAACGGCCGGAAGAAGTGACGGATATAAAAGAAGCGATCAAAGGGCCGAATGTAGAAGTTATATATTCGACGTTTGATGAACTACCGGAACATCACAAACGAGTTTCGGAGATGGTTATTGAAAGGGCGAAGCGTCTGGTTGAACATAAAAAAGATGTGACGATCTTTATTGACAGTATTACACGTCTTGCGAGAGCGTATAATCTCACGGTGCCGCCAAGCGGCAGGACGCTTTCCGGCGGTCTGGATCCGGCAGCGCTTCATATGCCGAAGCGTTTCTTTGGCGCCGCCAGAAATATGAGAGAGGGCGGAAGCCTGACGATACTGGCAACGGCTCTTGTGGATACCGGCAGTAAGATGGATGATGTTGTGTACGAGGAGTTTAAAGGAACGGGTAATATGGAACTTGTTCTTGACCGGAAACTTCAGGAGAAGCGGGTGTTTCCTGCTATTGACATTGGAAAATCAGGAACACGCCGTGATGATCTTCTTCTGACTCAGGAAGAGCAGGAAGCAACGTATATTATGCGGAAAGCGCTGAATGGAATGAAATCAGAAGATGCGGTAGAAAATATCCTGAACATGTTTTCGAGGACGAAGACAAATCTGGAATTTGTACAAATGGTGAAAAAACAAAAATTTCTTTAA